A genomic window from Sphingobacterium sp. BN32 includes:
- the dnaN gene encoding DNA polymerase III subunit beta, with the protein MRFIVSTSILLKQLQSISGASSSSTVLPILENFLFEIKDNLLTISATDLQTSMVTSLQIEAKEEGRVAMPSKILIETLKTLPDQPVAFSVDMSTLAIEISAGDGKYKLSGENADDFPKIPVVDNISTVNLAAPVLLEAINKTIFAVSNDELRPAMSGVLVQLAEQSITFVATDAHKLVRYRRTDIGAEKPTSLILPKKALSLLKSSLPSDDVNVSVEYNNTNAFFQFGNISLICRLIDERYPDYEAVIPRLNPNKLTVDRSLFLNTLRRVVIFANKTTHQVRLKISGSELHISAEDLDFSNEAHERLSCQFEGEDMEIGFNAKFLVEMLNNLNCEEVVLEMSTPNRAGLLLPAIKEDGVDVLMLVMPVMLNNI; encoded by the coding sequence ATGAGATTTATTGTATCCACCTCTATTTTATTAAAACAATTACAATCTATTAGCGGCGCATCAAGCTCTAGCACAGTGCTTCCAATTTTAGAGAACTTCTTGTTTGAAATCAAAGATAACTTGTTGACCATTTCAGCTACCGACTTGCAAACCAGTATGGTTACCAGCTTGCAGATCGAGGCGAAAGAAGAAGGTCGCGTGGCGATGCCATCAAAGATCTTAATCGAAACATTGAAAACATTGCCAGATCAACCAGTAGCATTTTCTGTTGATATGAGCACGTTAGCAATCGAGATCAGTGCAGGTGATGGTAAGTATAAATTAAGCGGTGAAAATGCCGATGATTTCCCTAAAATACCGGTTGTTGATAATATCTCTACAGTAAACTTGGCGGCGCCTGTTCTACTGGAGGCAATCAACAAAACAATCTTTGCAGTGAGCAATGATGAACTTCGCCCAGCAATGTCTGGTGTTTTAGTTCAATTGGCAGAACAATCGATCACCTTTGTAGCAACCGATGCGCACAAATTAGTTCGCTATCGTCGTACGGATATCGGTGCGGAAAAACCAACATCACTTATCCTACCTAAGAAAGCACTTTCTTTGTTGAAATCTTCTTTGCCTTCGGATGATGTCAATGTTTCTGTTGAATACAATAATACCAATGCATTCTTCCAATTTGGAAATATCAGTCTTATCTGTCGTCTAATCGACGAGCGCTATCCGGATTACGAAGCGGTAATACCTCGCTTAAATCCGAATAAGCTAACAGTCGATCGCTCTCTATTCTTAAACACGCTACGTCGTGTTGTTATCTTCGCTAATAAAACGACACATCAAGTGCGTTTAAAGATTTCAGGATCTGAACTACATATTTCCGCAGAGGATTTAGACTTCTCCAACGAAGCACACGAGCGCTTGAGCTGTCAGTTTGAAGGGGAAGACATGGAGATCGGTTTCAATGCTAAATTCTTAGTAGAGATGTTGAACAACTTAAACTGCGAAGAAGTCGTGTTGGAGATGAGCACACCTAATCGTGCGGGCCTATTGTTGCCAGCAATTAAAGAAGACGGTGTTGATGTCTTGATGTTAGTGATGCCTGTGATGTTGAACAATATTTAA
- a CDS encoding YicC/YloC family endoribonuclease → MIKSMTGYGIGSADNGTVKYTVEIKSLNSKFLELNLRLPKAVSDKELFLRGECSKLIERGKVNINISTEYVDQTAKGASINAELLKAYYVQLQEIATQLGDSKANLFEQALNMPEVISHDDEVDEEEGNVLTSAFYVAVEKFNTFRKDEGNVLKQDLQHRVELILSHLTEVESVEGSRIPLIRERINQYMEEAVGKENVDMNRFEQELVFYIEKLDITEEKVRLRSHCNYFIDALNGVDSNGKKLGFISQEMGREINTLGSKANNAQIQQIVVKMKDELEKVKEQLLNVL, encoded by the coding sequence ATGATAAAATCAATGACAGGTTATGGTATTGGTTCTGCCGATAATGGAACCGTTAAATATACCGTAGAGATCAAGTCTTTAAATTCTAAGTTTTTAGAACTCAACTTACGCCTACCAAAAGCAGTTTCTGATAAGGAACTATTCCTCCGCGGGGAATGCAGCAAGCTGATCGAGCGCGGAAAAGTCAATATCAATATTTCTACCGAATATGTCGACCAGACAGCAAAGGGTGCCTCTATCAATGCTGAGCTGTTGAAAGCTTACTACGTGCAGCTTCAGGAAATAGCGACGCAGTTGGGCGATTCCAAAGCCAATCTGTTCGAGCAGGCATTGAATATGCCCGAGGTAATCAGTCATGATGATGAAGTGGATGAAGAAGAAGGCAATGTCCTGACATCCGCTTTTTATGTCGCTGTAGAAAAGTTCAACACCTTCCGCAAGGACGAGGGCAATGTACTTAAACAAGACTTGCAACATCGCGTAGAATTGATTTTATCACATCTAACAGAGGTTGAATCGGTAGAGGGTAGCCGTATCCCATTGATTCGCGAGCGCATCAACCAATATATGGAAGAAGCCGTTGGCAAGGAAAATGTCGATATGAACCGTTTCGAACAAGAATTGGTATTCTATATCGAGAAATTGGATATTACCGAAGAGAAAGTTCGCCTGCGCAGCCACTGTAACTACTTCATCGATGCACTGAACGGTGTTGATTCTAATGGAAAGAAATTAGGTTTCATCTCGCAGGAAATGGGTCGTGAGATCAACACCTTAGGATCTAAAGCGAACAATGCGCAGATCCAGCAAATCGTGGTGAAAATGAAGGATGAACTAGAAAAAGTAAAAGAGCAATTGCTAAACGTACTATAG
- the lpxK gene encoding tetraacyldisaccharide 4'-kinase yields the protein MLILRWLLLPFTILYTLIIWVRNQCYDLGIFQSKSFPVNTIVIGNLAVGGAGKSPLVQLLVNRLQQRYKLATLSRGYGRKTKGFRMVELSDTVESVGDEPLQFKKNHPEITVAVDENRAEGIEILQKDHDLILLDDAFQHRKVKPTCSILLFDYNSIINPIILLPTGNFRDTFDQTKRADIILITKCPPIVRQKNKDRIAQKIRRHNSKASIYYSEISYLPIKPLSSTISVDNLSDYSVLLITGIANPAPLKEYLNSSRISFQHISYPDHHDFHAKDYKKMVSTYEEISNEKKLILTTEKDSQRLDITQLNNIPVYYIPIETHIIEEDSFLKQLEEKLNH from the coding sequence ATGCTGATTTTACGATGGTTATTACTCCCTTTTACCATCCTCTATACCCTCATTATATGGGTTAGAAATCAGTGCTATGACCTGGGCATATTCCAATCTAAATCATTTCCTGTAAACACGATTGTCATTGGTAATCTAGCAGTTGGCGGCGCTGGAAAATCTCCATTGGTACAGCTTTTAGTCAATAGACTTCAGCAGCGATATAAGCTCGCGACGCTCAGCAGAGGATATGGTCGGAAAACCAAAGGCTTTCGAATGGTAGAGCTTTCTGATACGGTAGAATCCGTAGGCGATGAGCCGCTGCAGTTTAAAAAGAACCATCCAGAGATTACCGTCGCTGTCGATGAGAATAGGGCAGAGGGCATCGAAATCCTTCAAAAGGATCATGATCTTATTCTATTGGACGATGCTTTTCAGCACAGAAAAGTTAAACCAACCTGTTCCATCTTATTGTTTGACTACAATTCCATTATCAACCCAATTATCTTATTGCCTACCGGCAATTTCAGAGATACGTTCGACCAAACAAAGCGTGCGGACATTATTTTAATCACGAAATGTCCTCCTATTGTTCGACAGAAAAACAAGGATCGTATAGCGCAGAAGATCAGGAGACACAATTCGAAAGCGAGCATCTATTATTCCGAAATAAGCTATCTGCCAATAAAGCCGCTATCTTCTACTATAAGCGTAGATAATCTTTCCGACTACAGTGTACTGCTTATTACAGGAATCGCTAATCCAGCACCTTTAAAAGAGTATTTGAACAGTAGCAGAATCTCATTTCAGCATATCTCTTATCCAGATCATCACGATTTTCATGCGAAGGATTATAAAAAGATGGTATCCACTTATGAGGAGATAAGCAACGAAAAAAAGCTTATCCTCACCACAGAAAAGGATTCACAACGCTTGGACATCACCCAATTAAATAACATCCCGGTCTATTATATCCCCATTGAAACACATATCATTGAGGAAGATAGCTTCCTAAAACAACTCGAAGAGAAGCTTAATCATTAA
- a CDS encoding gliding motility lipoprotein GldH gives MKAYIGLFLMFIFLLNSCQEGYFFEKNTDIPKQSWDYKNKPAFDVHITEPRTKFDVYVNLRHNAYYPFSNIFILLHEKGKGLKDTAYRHEVKLAELDGRWTGKSAGNLYEQSILVKENFTFPDTGKYVFSIEQNMRENPLHGINDVGLKLVKK, from the coding sequence ATGAAAGCATACATCGGTTTGTTTCTCATGTTTATCTTCTTGCTTAATTCATGTCAGGAGGGTTACTTCTTTGAAAAGAATACCGATATTCCAAAGCAAAGTTGGGACTATAAGAACAAACCAGCTTTCGATGTACATATTACAGAACCCAGAACGAAGTTTGATGTCTATGTTAATCTGCGTCATAATGCTTATTATCCCTTTTCTAATATTTTCATTCTATTGCATGAAAAGGGTAAAGGCCTCAAAGATACCGCCTATCGCCATGAGGTTAAGCTAGCAGAACTAGACGGGCGCTGGACCGGTAAGTCGGCGGGAAATCTATACGAGCAGTCGATATTGGTAAAAGAGAACTTCACATTCCCGGATACCGGGAAATACGTATTCTCCATTGAACAAAATATGCGTGAGAACCCACTTCATGGAATCAATGATGTGGGTTTGAAGCTTGTTAAAAAGTAA
- the dnaA gene encoding chromosomal replication initiator protein DnaA, which translates to MEKTCTSVWESCLAVIKDNIPTQSFKTWFEPVKAVRLEGNVLTIQVPSLFFYEWLEEHYVGILRKTVKKFLGEQGRLEYNIVVEKSSANTPYTTNIPSNGNGAEGKRQSIPVPVALNKNIKNPFVIPGLKKLQVDPQLNQNYTFDNFIEGECNRLARSAGYAVANKPGGTSFNPLMVYGDVGLGKTHLAQAIGNEIKRNLPDKLVIYVSCEKFCQQFVDSLKNNTINDFVNFYQAMDVIIMDDVHNFAGKEKTQDIFFHIFNHLHQTGKQIILTSDKAPKDLSGLEERLLSRFKWGLSADIQVPDLETRMAILKKKMYSDGIELPENVVEYVANQIDNSVRELEGAMVSLLAQSTLNKREIDLNLAKSMLKNFVKNTHKEISMEYIQKLVCEYFEVPVEMVKSKVRKREIVQARQISMYLAKNHTKSSLKSIGSFFGGRDHSTVIYACQTVEDLIETDKKFKTYVQDIQKKLKAS; encoded by the coding sequence ATGGAAAAAACGTGTACAAGTGTTTGGGAAAGTTGTCTTGCGGTCATAAAAGATAACATACCGACACAAAGTTTTAAAACATGGTTCGAACCCGTTAAAGCTGTACGTCTTGAAGGAAACGTTTTAACTATTCAAGTACCTAGTTTGTTTTTCTACGAGTGGTTGGAAGAACATTATGTAGGTATTCTCAGAAAAACGGTTAAAAAGTTTTTAGGAGAGCAAGGTCGTTTGGAGTACAATATCGTAGTAGAGAAGTCTTCGGCTAATACTCCCTATACAACAAACATTCCTTCAAATGGTAATGGTGCAGAAGGCAAGAGACAGTCAATTCCAGTTCCTGTAGCGCTTAATAAGAACATCAAGAATCCATTCGTGATTCCTGGCTTGAAGAAATTGCAAGTTGATCCGCAATTGAACCAGAACTACACTTTCGATAACTTCATTGAAGGGGAGTGTAATCGTCTGGCGCGTTCAGCGGGTTATGCAGTGGCAAACAAACCAGGAGGTACATCATTTAATCCCTTGATGGTTTATGGCGATGTAGGTTTAGGAAAGACGCACCTTGCGCAAGCTATCGGAAACGAGATCAAGCGTAATCTTCCGGACAAACTTGTTATTTACGTGTCATGTGAGAAGTTCTGTCAGCAATTTGTTGACTCCTTAAAGAACAACACAATCAATGACTTCGTAAATTTCTATCAGGCTATGGACGTTATTATTATGGACGACGTGCATAACTTTGCCGGCAAGGAGAAGACGCAGGATATCTTCTTCCATATCTTCAACCACCTGCATCAGACAGGAAAGCAGATTATTCTTACTTCTGACAAGGCGCCGAAGGATCTTTCAGGATTGGAGGAACGCTTATTGAGCCGCTTTAAGTGGGGTTTATCAGCGGATATCCAGGTTCCGGATTTGGAGACCCGTATGGCTATCTTAAAGAAGAAGATGTACTCTGATGGTATCGAACTACCAGAAAATGTGGTAGAGTATGTTGCAAATCAAATTGATAATTCAGTTCGCGAATTAGAGGGTGCTATGGTATCATTACTAGCCCAATCAACATTAAACAAGCGCGAGATTGATTTGAACCTTGCAAAATCTATGTTGAAAAACTTTGTGAAGAATACCCACAAAGAGATTTCAATGGAATACATTCAAAAACTAGTTTGTGAATATTTCGAAGTACCCGTAGAGATGGTAAAATCGAAAGTTCGGAAACGTGAAATCGTTCAGGCGAGACAGATTTCGATGTACTTGGCGAAGAACCACACAAAGTCATCACTTAAATCTATCGGTAGTTTCTTTGGAGGACGAGATCACTCAACGGTTATCTACGCATGTCAAACTGTAGAGGACTTGATCGAGACGGATAAGAAATTTAAAACATACGTGCAAGATATTCAAAAGAAGTTAAAAGCTTCTTAA
- the gmk gene encoding guanylate kinase → MNGKLLIFSAPSGAGKTTIVKRLLEKHGDKIAFSISASTREARGTEQDGVDYYFISKEDFLHKVAKQEFIEFEEVYSGTFYGTLRAEVERIWSEGKHVIFDIDVVGGLRLKSKFPDEALAIFVNPPSLEVLKERLTGRGTDSEEKLKERFAKAEHELSFANKFDVVLQNNDLETACAEAEKLVLDFINS, encoded by the coding sequence ATGAACGGTAAATTATTAATCTTTTCTGCTCCCTCCGGAGCGGGAAAAACAACCATAGTTAAAAGACTATTAGAGAAACACGGAGATAAGATTGCTTTTTCGATCTCTGCCAGTACACGTGAAGCTCGCGGAACCGAGCAAGACGGGGTAGACTACTATTTTATCTCTAAAGAAGATTTCCTCCACAAGGTAGCCAAACAAGAGTTTATTGAGTTTGAAGAGGTGTACAGCGGTACTTTCTACGGCACATTGCGCGCAGAGGTTGAACGCATTTGGAGCGAAGGCAAGCACGTCATCTTTGATATTGATGTCGTGGGCGGCTTGCGTTTAAAGTCTAAATTTCCAGACGAAGCTTTAGCGATATTTGTTAACCCTCCTTCATTAGAAGTACTGAAAGAACGTTTGACAGGCCGCGGCACAGACTCAGAGGAAAAACTGAAAGAACGCTTTGCGAAAGCAGAGCACGAGTTAAGTTTTGCTAACAAGTTTGATGTTGTGCTTCAGAACAACGATTTAGAAACCGCTTGTGCGGAGGCAGAAAAGCTAGTCTTAGATTTTATTAATTCATAA
- a CDS encoding CAP domain-containing protein, with the protein MRYLLLAIALWVNPIFAQKNIRIDRSEAKEAYEYLNKIRSNPEKYRKALQISNIKQVSRNKLVWNKDLAKVAEYRAYDMANRNYFDHTNPEGIGPNYYIQKAGYDLNKDWLKRRSNNNFESIAANHESGVDAIDAFIIGHGSPGKMHRKHLLGMDEWNGSLKDVGIGFARVPRGSTYKTYICVIIAKHDW; encoded by the coding sequence ATGCGCTATCTATTACTTGCTATTGCCCTATGGGTAAACCCCATTTTTGCACAAAAAAACATCAGAATTGATCGTTCAGAAGCGAAGGAAGCTTACGAGTATCTCAATAAAATTCGTAGCAATCCTGAGAAATATCGCAAGGCATTACAGATTTCCAATATCAAGCAGGTAAGCCGCAATAAGTTGGTCTGGAATAAGGATTTAGCGAAGGTAGCAGAGTATCGAGCCTATGACATGGCCAATAGAAATTATTTCGATCATACAAACCCCGAAGGCATAGGACCTAACTATTACATTCAAAAAGCGGGTTATGACCTGAACAAAGACTGGCTGAAACGCCGTTCCAATAATAATTTTGAATCTATTGCAGCAAATCATGAAAGTGGCGTAGATGCAATCGACGCGTTTATCATTGGTCACGGATCACCGGGGAAGATGCATCGCAAACATCTCCTAGGTATGGATGAGTGGAATGGCTCACTCAAGGATGTAGGGATAGGCTTTGCACGCGTTCCACGTGGCTCAACCTATAAAACCTATATCTGTGTGATTATCGCAAAACATGATTGGTAA
- the nadD gene encoding nicotinate (nicotinamide) nucleotide adenylyltransferase yields MSNTQVGLFFGSFNPVHIGHLIIANYMANYTVLDEVWFVVSPQNPFKEKKSLGNMYDRLEMVNLAIEGVDKLKASDIEFKLPQPSYTIDTLTHLKEKYPTKDFILIMGEDNLQGLMKWKNADILLRDYRIVVYPRPGYDGGELKNHPSISMTDTPVMELSSTFLRQAVKDGKSIKFYTPDKVIDFIDKKGLYS; encoded by the coding sequence ATGAGCAATACACAGGTAGGTTTGTTTTTCGGATCTTTTAATCCGGTGCATATCGGTCACCTGATTATTGCGAATTATATGGCAAATTATACCGTTTTGGATGAGGTTTGGTTTGTGGTCTCCCCACAAAACCCATTCAAGGAGAAGAAGAGTTTGGGCAATATGTACGATCGATTGGAGATGGTCAATCTGGCAATCGAGGGTGTCGACAAGCTAAAAGCGTCTGACATCGAGTTTAAATTGCCCCAACCCTCCTATACCATCGATACCCTGACCCATCTGAAGGAAAAATATCCTACAAAGGATTTTATCTTGATCATGGGCGAAGACAATCTACAGGGATTAATGAAATGGAAAAATGCGGATATCCTACTCCGGGATTATCGTATTGTGGTTTATCCTCGCCCCGGCTATGATGGCGGAGAGCTTAAGAACCATCCTTCCATCAGCATGACAGATACGCCAGTTATGGAATTATCCTCCACATTCTTGCGCCAGGCTGTCAAAGACGGCAAATCGATCAAATTCTATACGCCGGATAAAGTCATCGATTTTATCGATAAAAAAGGTTTATATTCTTAA
- a CDS encoding CsbD family protein, which translates to MDKLDLKGKWNEMKGKIKQEYADWTDDDLKYEEGKDDELLGRLQQKLGQTREDVITWLKSLG; encoded by the coding sequence ATGGATAAGTTAGATTTAAAAGGAAAATGGAACGAAATGAAAGGTAAAATCAAGCAAGAATATGCTGATTGGACTGACGATGATTTGAAGTATGAAGAAGGGAAAGATGATGAGTTATTAGGAAGACTTCAACAAAAACTCGGACAAACTAGAGAAGACGTTATCACTTGGCTGAAGAGCTTAGGATAA
- a CDS encoding regulatory iron-sulfur-containing complex subunit RicT, with the protein MGCGSCSSGGGCGSNTLGTVPAGCNNNGTCMTSGCNKLDIYDWLVDMDLPSNYKPFDIVEVRFKGSRKEFFVNTDNIYLEMGEMVAVEPNTGGYDIGHVSLTGELVRLQLKKNNTKPEDVVKKIYRKANENDVAKYQLAKDLEWETMHRARNLALELGLSMKISDVDYQGDKTKATFYYTAEGRVDFRELIKRMAEAFRIRIEMRQIGMRQEASRLGGIGSCGRELCCSTWLTDFKTVSTSAARYQNLSLNTLKLAGQCGKLKCCLNYELDSYMDALKDIPSNIERIETEIGVAYLQKIDIFKKTMWFSYPRAESWIPLSADKVKEFAAMNADGKKPAELGVVKDDEDDKVIAPDYENVVGQDSLTRLDDRNRKKRKKKKKTPNNSNTHDKSQDNATRPKQEANPQAKPANRRQRQRPNPNNNTEGQQPRVQSAEGKDGNQNPRPKRRPNNNRNRNNNRPQDGGSKPEN; encoded by the coding sequence ATGGGATGTGGCAGTTGCTCATCCGGGGGTGGTTGCGGAAGCAATACACTTGGTACTGTTCCGGCCGGTTGTAATAACAACGGGACCTGCATGACCAGCGGATGTAATAAATTAGATATATACGATTGGCTAGTTGATATGGACTTGCCTTCAAATTATAAACCGTTTGATATTGTTGAAGTTAGATTTAAAGGTTCTCGAAAGGAATTCTTTGTCAATACCGATAACATCTACTTAGAAATGGGCGAAATGGTGGCCGTAGAACCTAATACCGGGGGATACGATATTGGCCACGTTTCTTTGACAGGCGAGTTAGTTCGTTTGCAACTCAAGAAAAACAATACCAAACCGGAAGATGTAGTCAAGAAAATTTACCGAAAAGCCAACGAAAATGATGTTGCCAAATATCAATTGGCGAAGGATTTGGAGTGGGAAACCATGCACCGCGCTCGTAATTTAGCATTGGAGCTGGGTCTTTCCATGAAAATCTCCGACGTAGATTACCAAGGAGATAAGACGAAAGCTACTTTTTACTATACTGCAGAAGGCCGTGTTGACTTTAGAGAGTTAATTAAACGTATGGCGGAGGCTTTCCGTATCCGTATCGAAATGAGACAGATCGGGATGCGTCAGGAAGCTAGCCGCTTAGGCGGTATTGGTAGCTGTGGTCGCGAGCTTTGCTGTTCTACCTGGCTAACCGATTTCAAAACAGTGTCTACCTCTGCAGCAAGGTATCAGAACCTTTCGTTGAATACCTTGAAACTTGCCGGACAATGCGGTAAGTTGAAGTGCTGTTTGAATTACGAGCTGGATAGCTATATGGATGCCCTGAAAGACATTCCATCAAATATCGAACGTATCGAAACTGAAATAGGCGTTGCTTATTTACAGAAGATCGATATCTTCAAAAAGACGATGTGGTTCTCTTATCCGCGTGCTGAAAGCTGGATTCCATTATCGGCAGATAAGGTGAAAGAATTTGCGGCAATGAACGCAGATGGTAAAAAACCGGCTGAGTTAGGCGTTGTAAAAGATGATGAGGATGATAAGGTAATTGCACCAGACTATGAAAACGTAGTTGGACAGGATAGCTTGACCCGCTTAGACGATCGTAATAGAAAGAAAAGAAAGAAGAAAAAGAAGACTCCTAATAATTCGAATACGCACGATAAGTCTCAGGATAACGCGACGAGACCTAAGCAGGAGGCAAATCCGCAGGCGAAGCCAGCAAATAGACGACAAAGGCAAAGACCTAATCCAAACAACAATACGGAGGGTCAGCAACCGAGAGTACAGTCGGCCGAAGGAAAAGATGGAAATCAGAACCCAAGACCGAAGAGACGTCCGAACAATAACAGGAATAGAAACAACAACAGGCCGCAAGACGGAGGGTCGAAACCCGAGAACTAA
- a CDS encoding DedA family protein: MELISTLIDFILHIDVHLVNITQEYQAWTYLILFLIIFAETGLVVTPFLPGDSVLFAAGALMAKPETNLNLFVMMGLLIAAAIIGDFVNYEIGKHFGARVFKPGSRIFKPAYLEKTQSFYSKYGLKTIIYARFVPIVRTFAPFVAGIVKMPYSKFGLYNIVGGILWVSLFLSVGYFFGQIPFIKNNFSLVVLAIIGISLLPAIIEVVKARFSNSKK, translated from the coding sequence ATGGAACTTATCAGTACCCTCATCGACTTCATTCTGCACATTGATGTGCATCTGGTCAATATAACCCAAGAATATCAAGCTTGGACCTACCTTATCCTCTTTCTGATCATCTTTGCTGAAACAGGACTTGTTGTTACACCTTTTTTACCCGGAGATTCTGTTTTATTCGCTGCTGGCGCGTTGATGGCTAAGCCCGAGACCAATCTCAATCTATTTGTGATGATGGGTTTACTGATTGCCGCTGCTATTATCGGCGACTTTGTAAATTATGAAATCGGGAAGCACTTTGGTGCGCGTGTATTCAAACCTGGATCTAGAATTTTTAAACCAGCCTACCTCGAGAAAACGCAAAGTTTCTACAGCAAATATGGATTGAAGACCATTATTTATGCGCGTTTCGTGCCTATCGTACGCACCTTCGCTCCTTTTGTCGCCGGTATTGTTAAGATGCCCTATAGCAAGTTCGGGCTCTATAATATTGTCGGTGGTATTTTATGGGTATCCCTGTTCCTGAGCGTTGGATATTTCTTTGGACAGATTCCTTTCATAAAAAATAATTTTTCCCTTGTGGTACTGGCGATTATAGGGATCTCGCTCCTGCCAGCCATAATAGAAGTCGTGAAAGCACGTTTTTCTAACAGTAAAAAATAA
- a CDS encoding DedA family protein, with the protein MDFIYSIIDFILHIDDHLVEIVNNYQTWTYLILFLIIFAETGLVVTPFLPGDSLLFAAGAIIAKPETDLNIFVMWILLMVAGILGDLVNYHIGKYIGPKAFSGKYKFLKKEYLEKTEKFYEKYGGKTIIYARFVPIIRTFAPFVAGVGSMSYAKFASYNVIGAILWVTSFLFIGYFFGGLPIIKDNFTIVIFAIILLSMLPPIIEVVKEKYGKKKEA; encoded by the coding sequence TTGGATTTTATCTACTCGATTATTGACTTTATTCTCCATATCGATGACCATCTAGTGGAAATCGTCAATAACTATCAGACCTGGACTTACCTGATCTTGTTTCTTATTATTTTCGCAGAAACTGGTCTTGTCGTAACGCCTTTTCTACCTGGCGATTCACTGTTATTTGCAGCAGGAGCCATTATCGCAAAACCTGAAACAGACTTAAATATCTTTGTAATGTGGATCCTATTGATGGTTGCCGGTATTCTGGGCGACTTAGTCAATTACCATATCGGGAAATATATTGGGCCTAAAGCATTCAGTGGAAAGTATAAATTCTTGAAAAAAGAATACCTGGAGAAAACAGAGAAATTCTACGAGAAGTATGGTGGTAAGACGATTATTTATGCTCGTTTTGTGCCAATTATCAGAACATTCGCTCCTTTCGTGGCGGGAGTAGGATCGATGTCCTACGCTAAATTTGCATCTTATAATGTAATCGGTGCAATCTTATGGGTTACATCCTTCCTATTCATTGGATATTTCTTTGGTGGTTTACCTATCATCAAAGACAACTTCACGATTGTAATTTTTGCCATTATCTTATTATCGATGCTACCTCCGATTATCGAAGTAGTAAAAGAAAAATACGGAAAAAAGAAGGAAGCCTAG